The proteins below come from a single Sorghum bicolor cultivar BTx623 chromosome 4, Sorghum_bicolor_NCBIv3, whole genome shotgun sequence genomic window:
- the LOC8069976 gene encoding U-box domain-containing protein 52: protein MSYTFPTQPIVAPAKKKDTRKDAADAAVKHCNPLSSTEHGRAAVAVDGDRGSQYALKWAADNILSRARPFFLIHVRRKPTFLQGPGGKQFAISHVQDDIPADLHAQLDLQAKDLMIPFQCFCSRRGLQCREIVLDGTDVSKAIVDFVVSNKVDKVVLGAASRNAFTRTIWKLDVPTSVTKSAPSYCSVYVIAKGKISSFRPATYANDTGKEDLKSDLPKHNLPSSDESTEGGSFTSSDQQRHSDDSSSVQTASSCPSGFLNDVDQHGYHLSPEYSRPYRHPLLSLNTDNEQASHAPRRRFLGFDDSSLKDSTLNPGYNVYSPLSPTKDDEDELSLFRIERKQKNGDMLPRNNYAEEHKEMARNPKGSSIPPSHRNKPEAEAEACSQSAIGPKHKLLTLDPPPRDAQRGERITEEFKDHDSQEVIHPFLRRWPPISSPRDDTMNGSTPEETRKLDLKLKALPRPIETKRMLECLPTRLECRIFTADDITNATNHFADELKIGEGGYGPVYKATLDNTLVAIKILYSNITQGLKQFRQEVELLNNIRHRNMVHLVGACPEYGCLVYEYMPNGSLEERLFCHSGTPPLPWQLRFRIAVEIASGLLYLHKMKPEAFVHRDLKPGNILLDGNFVTKIGDVGLARIIPRSMDGAAATTQYRETAAAGTFCYIDPEYQKTGLVCTKSDVYALGVIFLQMVTAREAMGLAYAVSDALEEGTFADLLDGKVTGWPVQEAQAFAEIALKCCEMRRRDRPDLETVVMPELIRLHRLVSPSEYSSSSSSLPPSMDQAHHRSASDKELCLDNDLVDILSDGKLKGGASFAI, encoded by the exons ATGTCGTACACGTTCCCCACGCAGCCCATCGTGGCACCGGCGAAGAAGAAGGACacacgcaaggacgccgccgacGCTGCCGTGAAGCACTGCAACCCGCTGTCGTCGACAGAGCACGGGAGGGCGGCCGTCGCCGTCGACGGCGACAGGGGCAGCCAGTACGCGCTCAAGTGGGCCGCCGACAACATCCTCTCCCGCGCCCGGCCGTTCTTCCTCATCCACGTCCGCCGCAAACCCACCTTCCTCCAGGGTCCCG GTGGCAAGCAGTTCGCCATATCACACGTACAGGATGACATTCCGGCCGATTTGCATGCTCAGTTGGATCTTCAGGCTAAAGATCTGATGATCCCCTTCCAGTGTTTCTGCAGCAGGAGAGGG TTGCAATGCAGGGAAATTGTCCTGGATGGAACAGATGTGTCGAAAGCGATTGTTGATTTTGTTGTGAGTAACAAGGTCGATAAGGTAGTACTGGGGGCAGCATCCAGGAATGCATTTACAAG AACAATATGGAAATTGGATGTGCCAACATCTGTCACAAAATCTGCGCCGAGCTACTGTTCAGTGTATGTGATAGCGAAAGGAAAGATTTCTTCTTTTAGGCCTGCCACTTATGCAAATGATACAGGCAAAGAAGATTTGAAATCTGATCTGCCTAAACACAATCTTCCAAG TTCTGATGAATCAACAGAAGGTGGAAGCTTCACGTCATCAGATCAACAACGGCACAGCGACGACTCTTCATCTGTACAAACAGCATCTTCATGCCCAAGTGGATTCCTAAACGACGTTGATCAACATGGCTATCATTTGTCTCCAGAATATTCTCGGCCATATAGACATCCATTGCTTTCTCTGAATACGGACAATGAACAAGCATCTCATGCTCCACGTAGACGATTCCTGGGATTTGATGACTCAAGCCTCAAGGATAGCACTCTAAATCCTGGATACAATGTGTACAGTCCACTGTCTCCAACG AAAGATGATGAAGACGAACTAAGTCTCTTTAGGATCGAACGGAAGCAAAAGAATGGCGATATGCTTCCACGGAATAATTACGCAGAG GAACACAAGGAGATGGCCAGAAACCCAAAAGGCTCTTCCATCCCTCCATCTCACAGAAACAAaccagaggcagaggcagaagcATGTTCTCAGTCAGCAATTGGACCAAAGCATAAACTCCTGACCCTCGACCCTCCACCTCGTGACGCTCAACGTGGAGAAAGGATTACAGAGGAGTTTAAAGATCATGATTCGCAGGAAGTCATTCACCCGTTCTTGAGACGCTGGCCACCGATTAGCTCGCCTAGAGACGACACCATGAACGGGTCTACTCCGGAAGAGACTCGCAAGCTTGACCTCAAGCTTAAAGCCTTGCCAAGGCCAATTGAGACTAAAAGGATGCTAGAGTGCCTGCCTACTAGGCTCGAGTGCAGAATATTTACCGCAGACGATATCACGAACGCGACTAATCATTTCGCCGACGAGCTGAAGATTGGGGAAGGAGGTTATGGACCTGTCTACAAGGCCACACTTGACAACACTCTTGTTGCCATCAAGATCCTCTATTCTAATATAACTCAGGGACTCAAGCAGTTCCGACAGGAG GTTGAGCTGCTGAACAACATTCGTCACCGGAACATGGTGCACCTGGTCGGAGCGTGCCCGGAGTACGGGTGCCTGGTGTACGAGTACATGCCGAACGGCAGCCTGGAGGAGCGGCTCTTCTGCCACTCCGGCACGCCGCCGCTGCCATGGCAGCTCCGGTTCAGGATCGCCGTGGAGATCGCGAGCGGCCTGCTGTACCTGCACAAGATGAAGCCCGAGGCGTTCGTGCACCGCGACCTCAAGCCGGGCAACATCCTCCTTGACGGCAACTTCGTGACCAAGATCGGCGACGTCGGGCTGGCGCGCATCATCCCGCGGTCCATGGACGGCGCCGCGGCGACGACGCAGTACCgggagacggcggcggcgggcaccTTCTGCTACATCGACCCGGAGTACCAGAAGACGGGGCTGGTGTGCACCAAGTCCGACGTGTACGCGCTGGGCGTCATCTTCCTGCAGATGGTCACCGCCAGGGAGGCCATGGGGCTGGCGTACGCCGTCTCCGACGCGCTGGAGGAAGGCACGTTCGCCGACCTCCTGGACGGCAAAGTGACCGGCTGGCCCGTGCAGGAGGCGCAGGCGTTCGCCGAGATCGCGCTCAAGTGCTGCGAGATGCGGCGCAGGGACCGGCCGGACCTGGAGACCGTCGTCATGCCCGAGCTCATCCGGCTGCACCGGCTCGTCTCGCCGTCGGaatattcttcttcttcttcctcacttcctccttccatggatcaagCTCATCACCGTTCAGCAAGTGACAAG GAATTGTGTTTGGATAATGACCTGGTTGACATTCTGAGTGACGGGAAATTGAAGGGAGGAGCATCGTTCGCAATATAA